CGTGATTATGGTGCTAGAacagttgagacatttcacataaaaacatgaatgtcagcctcatggtggcgctagaggaaaagtcaagggatcattaggagtcattaggattcatcatctgcaGACtatgaatgcctgtacaaaatttcatggaaatccatccaatagttgctgagatgtttcagtctgactgacagtcattgccatccctagagccacactgctagcatagCTGAAAGGTGCTCTATAGACAAagattcattcattatttattctcTTAGTGTCTATGTACCACCTATATAGCATGGCAAGATTGATTAATTCACTCTGACTGTATGTGTAGTGTTTATTAAAGCATTTGTATTCAGGGGTTGAGCTGTGAAGCTAATCTACCATGATATGAACCTTATTACTTTTCTGCAAACCCTTAAAATTTAAtattcattttctctgtctaAATTACAGGATAACGTGCCCTCAATATGTTATGTCAAAAAGCTGACAGAGTCAACACTAAaaccctctcctctcctctcagacTGAGGCAGTGGGACAAAAACTACCACTGATCACGTTCACCTTCACCCACACCCAGTGTGTCCTCTATGCATTGGGGGTCGGCATGTCCACCAAGGACCCAGACCATCTTaggtgtgtatctgtgtatgtttgtgctaATGACTGTAACTTCCCTAAGGGGTCAACCTGTGTGAAATTGAACTTAAAGAAATGATAATCACTGTGCTTTTACCTAAAACACTAAACCCCAGGCTGACAAACACATCTTTCTTATGAAAGTGTGATTTTTCGCAGTTTAGTAACACTTAACATTTTCATGTAGGTTCCTGTATGAAGGCCATCAAGACTTTGGCTGCCTTCCCACCTTCGGGGTCATTCCCGCCCAGGCAGCCATGATGGGTGGCGGGCTGAGCTCAGTCCCTGGACTCAACATAGATTTTACACAGGTtagaaaacatacatataatgactgaaatgtctgTTGTGTACATATGCATATTTGAATCCATATGGTAAATTTCAGTCTTGCACACAAGAAGTAATAAACACATTACTCATGCTAATGAGGCTTTAGGACTTTTGTATGATTATATATGACAGCTGTTCTAATGTTTTGTGTCAGGTATTGCATGGAGAGCAGTATCTGGAGCTTTACAAACCTTTACCAACCTCAGGTATTTCGTTCTCTGCTATTAAAGTACATGCGATTTATTATATACAAGTACTTAGTGTAATTACTGTAGATTTTACATTATAATAAGTGCAATAACATAATTTTAAAGCCTCACTGAATCATTCTACCAGGATTCATGTTACTGTATGCACGTAATGTCATATAACTGGGAGCAGTCTGAGTTTAATACATCATTTAGACTTGAAACTGAGTACCTCTCCAGGTCTTTGCAAGCCCATTTGCACGATTCCCCCCAAGAATAGGATCTCTGATTTGGGCCAGTTTACCTGTTAATGAGAGATTTTTAACAGTATGATTATATATCCTATAATAAGATGTCCATACTGAGGGGAAATTACTACATATGGACCAGCCTGGCCCCAGTTCGTGCCTCTCATGCATTATAAGAAAGATTTTTAACCTATTTGCCAAATTGtgactgtgttttttaatttccaacAAAGATGTTAGCCAGAAATGACATATTTCCTTGCTGGATTTGTAGAGATTAAAAACATGATCACTTATATTGGTCATTATCAATGTTTACTTTCCATTTTCCACACACAATGACGCcttaatatttttcttgtgttacagaaattagggctgcaactaacgattattttcattatcaattcatttttCAATTGAATGTTTAGTTGTTAGGTctttaaaacatcagaaaataatgaaaaatgaacatgaacacTTAATTTCCCACATGATATGGTGATGTCTTCcaataactttttttgtttgaacgacccaaaaatattcagttaattGTAATGTAAGTTGAGGAAAAAtggcaaatcctcacattggaaaAGCTAGAAGCATCTTaagcaattaatcgattatcaattGATTGACtaaacatttcagctctagtacAAATCAAGCAAGGAGATGTGTTAAGAGTCTTTGAAGATTGTGGaaaaaataccttcaaaactgCACTAAGTGTTGTTAAATGACCTGATGGATTTTTCAAACAGTCAGGGacgcttagctctgtgactcaaaCATAGTGATAACACATGTGAGGCATAAAGTGGGGCTAGACACAGGCATGACATGATGTACAGGACTTAATTACAATccattataaaatgtaaatgagtaAAATACCTTTTCAGGTAAACTTACCTCTGAGGCCACCGTAGCAGACGTTTTGGACAAAGGATCCGGAGCCGTCATTCTCTTGGATGGTGAGTTTCTTTTCCCGTAAGGGTGCACAGCTTTTATCATATAGTGTATTTATTCcatattcatttgttttcatcccTTTAGTGTGTCCTTTCCTGAACGTTGCCTCTCAGGCTGAATTAATGAAAGTTAATTTACAGTCTGTGACTGCAGGGATTGAAATAATGGACTGAGAACGGctcatatttttgtttgacaATTCCATAGAGATGGATGATATTAGAACCACTGTGGTCTATAATTAATCCGacttaaaacaaataacatgGGACCTGAGGTTCCCTGAGGAATCACAGAGGGAAACTCAATGCTCAGTGTAATTTCTTTACTTTCACTCGAGGAACAGAAGCTGACTGGTTTAGTGTGTATAAAGTTATTTCTGGGTAAGAAGGCACGTCACAGTAATGTCCTGCAGAAGcagctttgtttgtctttatgcCTGGTTATGTTTTTAATTGACCTAATGAAATTAACCAGCCAGTATGTTGACAGGACTCTGGATTTGATTCCTTCTGACAGCTGCTAATTGTCTCTTCACAGTCAACTTCCGTGAGGCTGTTCCTCCTGCTCTAATTTTACTATGAATGTGCTGTAATGAGGAAATGTGGCTGAAGCGGGTGTTCTCTTCACTGTCTTTATTGTTATACATTATGTCACGAGAATTGTGTTGAGTATCATTCAAAGTGATTGCCAAGCCatgtaaacataacttaatAATTACGTTACTTTTGCCCGTTTAGCATTCTGAAACACGACGAGACATCAGCCCATAGAGATTCCATTGTacttaaaactgtaaaatgaactgTAGTAGTTTCTCTCTGATGCTAGATTTACCTCAAGTCAGTAGTAGTTAAAATTGATTTGactaaaaatgtgaaatagtCAGTGGTGGAACCTAACTACTGTAAGTACATCAAGTGCAagtactactttatacttctactcaacatttcagaggcaaatatagTTTTTTgctacactacatttatttaaaggtgCTATGTGGAGTCTTTGTGTAAACAAACATCTTTATGTTtatacattcagtgtttcttaccTAGCTGCTTCCTGTGTATCCTTGAAGTCCAACAAATGAGTTGAATGCATTTCCCTCTTTATTAAGCACTGCGAAgtatccatgtttgctagcatgcagtcttcttcttcttgcctGCCTTTTGTTGGTTACATGTCTTTGGCGTGTTACTGCCGCTGCCTGTCGATCAATGTTAGGCCTGAAACTGGCGGCAGGAAACTGTATCATGTCTCCACTCGCTTGTGCACATCCACGTGCATATGCACTAAATAGGCATAAAGGCATAAAAGTAcccaaaaatactttaaaaaaactgcTCCATAACACTAGTAGTGTTCAAAAAATGCCACAGAGTACCTTTTTAATAGTTAATTacttggaaaataaaatattaaatgaaaaacatatgaTCACTTTATTAAATTTGGCCATTGTgctgcattatgagtacttttacttttgatgtgttaagtgtttgatttttttttttgataatacCTCTCTACTTCtgtagatagatatatagatataactGCTTTGTATGTATACTTTCACCACGGAGATAGTTTGAATACCACAATCGTGCTGCcttacagtaaatacatacaGTGGCGACGAGCTGATCTGCTACAACCAGTTTTCCGTGTTTGTGGTCGGAGCTGGATGGTTTGGAGGGAGGAGAACCTCTGAGAAAGCCAAAGTATGTGTTCAAATATCTGAGTTACTTTACCAAaatggacaaaataagacatctgGAGTTAATGCTGCCtcatgtttgattttgttttatttccttcagGCTTCTCTGCCTCTACCTAAACGGGCACCAGATGCTGTGGTGATTGATTCTACCACAAGAGACCaagtgagtgtgtctgtgtctgtgtgggtttaGTTGCAGAATAAATCAGTGGAATTGATAATATGTGGGTGAAAATAGGACATATTGTTTTGTGCCTCTGAAATAACCATAACGTTTCAGACAAAATGTGAAGATGCGGCAGAAGTGTTGAacaaggttttaaaaaaagaacactgACTCTATGATGcagcagaaaggaaaaaagaaaggggaataaaaaaaactaaatcccTTGAGCAATTTAAATGACTGCAACTGTATCACTTCAAAGACATTCTTATTTTAGGTATCTCTTCTATTGCCTTCATGATAATTTAATTTCATCCCACATCTGTGTAAGGAAAGTTCAGGGGTTCATGAATTAGATATAGATCTAAACAATATCTGTTTCCCCTGCGGTTACAGGCGGCCTTGTACCGTCTGAGTGGAGACTGGAACCCTCTTCATATAGACCCCAGCTTTGCTGCCATGGGAGGTGAGAGTCCGTACATCTATTGTGGCTTGATGGGTGTCGTTTTccttaaaaaatgtcttaatttaATTTGGTCAGGACAAAATTTTCCCTGGGATTTTAGGTCAAATTATGCGTTTAATCTCATTTATAGTTAAACGTGCTGTACTTAAAAATGCTCTTTGGTCAGGCTTCAAGGCTCCGATTCTGCATGGCTTGTGCTCATTTGGCTTCGCTGCGAGACACGTCCTCAAGCAGTTTGCCGGCAATGACCCCTCCAGATTCAAGGCTATCAAGGTAAGAATTACTTGTGATTTAAACAATGTCTTGCATTTTATGATTCATTGGGCCTCTTGCAAGGACCACTTGTATGAACAGGTTTGTTCTTCAGTGGCACATTTGAGTAATTTGAGAGAATTTGTAGCATTCATCAATGTTCTTACGATTACAATTTTCATAAATCAAACTTCATGTCAAACCATTCCCTCTTTGTTTCCGTCATAGTACGGTTCTGCTTTGATGACAAGTCATTGGTAGCTTACAATGCAATACAGATGCTGCTAAAtctgttgttttcctctgctgATTTCTGACAGTAAGACTTGGACCTCTGcgaaattctttttttttttttttttttttactcctgggtgacatttttgtgaatatAACTTGCCCACAAATGGAGTGGAACAGGGAGCCTAATATGGCAATTTGTGTCGATTATACAAATGAGACCTCAGAAACAGTGTCTACAGATGAACAGATGGAATTCATCAGGTTAAAATGATTTACAACAAATTTGTGCCATTAAGAGAATTCAGTGAATCTGACTTCTCATACGACCAACGTTCATGGAAAAAAGTAAGAGAGGTTTAGGATAAGAATTCTAAATTGTGCTTGCATGAAGCCCATTGATGTCTACAGTTTTAGGCTTGCACAATGGAGACATGAGATTAaatgcttgataaattactgaGCATTCATCAAGTCTGtttaaatgttataaaataatttaattacagATCCATCAATCCCCCCCCACCCTCCCTTAatctcctgtctctttctcaggTTCGCTTTGTGAAGCCGGTGATGCCCGGTCAGTCACTACAGACTGAGATGTGGAAGGAAGGCAACAGAATTCACATCCAATGCAAAGTCAGTGTTTAGCATTGGAGTGGACTTCATTCACCATAACACATTTGTGGATAAATGAGTCTGACTTGTCATTTCAGTGCTGTTGTGAATATTCGACGTGTCGTTCTCATTAGCGCTCTTCTCTTTCACCCAGGTGAAGGAGACAGATGTCGTCGTGCTAGCTGGGGCCTACGTGGATTTACATGGCACATCAGAGGCTTCTCCAGAAAATCTCCCTCAAGTACGTCTGTCTGAAAATGCTCCATTCAAAGAACaatcctcctccttttcctttttatcAAATTCCTTCATGGAGCCCTGAAGCTCCTTTCCTTTTAGTTCTGTAGACAATTTAGACAAAATTAATTTGTACGTGACAAATTTGTGAGGTGAAAACAGACCTCTAAATATCTTAcgacaggtgtttctgttatttctaCCTTTGTGTAGGGAGGAGGCCTTCAGAGTGAGCTGGTGTTTGCAGAGATCGGTCGTCGTATTAAAGACTTGGGCTCAGAGTTGGTCAAGAAGGTGAACGCTGTGTTTGGCTGGGAGATCACCAAAGACGGCAAGAACGCTGCACAGTGGAGTAAGTGTACTGAATGCTATACAAACACATGAAACTCAATGTCATTGCATTGTGAGGAAAATATCAGAACGGTTCAGATCTTTGTCTCACAAAAGGAAATTCTTTTTGCAGTCAGGTAGCATAAAAAACATTCGTATAATAATAAAGACCAttgaagacattaaaagtgCTGGTACTGCAGGTACAGAATATAATAAAAGGTTCATCTGataaaagcaagaaaaatatgGATAAGCTAAAATGCTAAGCTATGCGGAGAGCCAAGAGGCAGTTTATGGTATGTCAGAATAAAGAGCatttattatgtatattttatatacgtGGGATTAATTGAACTTAACTGTTGACATTTAAATTCCCATAGCAACAACTCACTGAGAGGGTCAGGACTGATTCTCTGATGGATTTGTAACACCATGAACCTCCCgtcaacattacatttttatattgcagCTCACTGGAGATTCTCGCACTAAATTTGCTGTTGACATTTTCCACCACTTAAGTCTTAACACATCAACTTAGTGTTAGTGTAGCACTGAAGAGACTTAAGTTAATTTAACCCAGATTGACATTTTGCTAACAAGCTGTCAAATAAACCATTAAAACCAGGACTGAATTATCACTCTGAACACAAATGAGTTGTGAAAGCAAAACAGACAAAGCCAACAAACCCAGGGAATCACTGGTCAATTGTTAATGATTTATTCTATCTTGTATCTCTGCCTTcgctcccccccccccactgtcTTCCTCTAGCCATTGACCTGAAGAACGGCTGCGGCTCCTTGCATAAAGGCCCTTACAGCGGGAAGGCGGATGTGACCATCACAGTGTCGGATGAAGACTTCATGGAGGTGGTGCAGGGGAAACTCAACCCTCAGAAGGTAACACACAAGTAGTCAGACCTATTCAGTCACAATGAATCTCTGTAGCATGTTTAACAAAAGGGTTATTTACATTCTGTGCTGTaaatagtgttgttttttttttttttgcatgtttattgaTGTGAAAGCCAGATTTATACTGTAACAGTGTATCACACAGTGCCTCCTGCTTTACACTGATGTTTCTTTAAAGCTTTTTGAGCTCACATTGGGAGCATTTTAGCTAAACTTCAGTACAACAGGTGCTAAAATGCTGAAAAGCCTCATATTTTTTACCTGATGTTAAAATCACTTcttgtacattttaattaaagtgaAAGTGCCTTTGAATTGCGCTTCAATCTCCCTTGAAGACAATGATCTATCAAACCAAGTTCAGAAAGTACTCAGCGCGGGTAATCAATCGACGCTACTCGCTGTCTGTAGCATGTCATCGTTCACAGGGAGTGGCCATTGCTGTACAGAATTTATATGCTTCCTGGAGCGCTTGATATTGATCTGAGGccattgtgtgagtgtgctcTTTACAGACAGCATCAGCAGGCTGCGGTGCTTAAGATCCCTCAGGCAGGGTCTTTTCCAGACGATGaaaggagcagctggagaaagaTTAGTAGGCAGAGTTAAAAGCACACTGCTAACTGTCATCCGGGGTCGTCCTAACCGCCATCCTGCGATTGATTTTAGCCGAGGAAAGCGCTGCACATTGTCAGTAGTTCATTTCACCCAATAAAGAGACTTTTCTGCTGTACCTCTCAGCTCTGAATCTCATGAATATGAATGTTATTTCATTATTGTGCTGCCAGAGCGCCATTGGTCACATATTCCCTTTTGCCCAAGATCTGGCTTGTTGCTTTTTCATTTGTATGAAGTGTTGGCCACAGGCATCTTGGCCCCATTTTTACTCCCTGTGTACTTGAAAAAAACTAACAGCCAACCAGCTAGACATCAGAGGAgactcaaaaaaataaatgtactcaAGTGTGTCCTTGTTGTTTTGCTAGGCGTTCTTCTCTGGCAAGCTGAAGGTTAGAGGGAACATCATGCTGAGTCAGAAGCTGGAGGTCATCCTGAAGGACTATGCCAAGCTGTGAGCGCCTCAGCCAACCAATCGGATGAATCCAGGAACTAACCAACCTACCAGCTCTCGCCGTCTGTCTACTTTTCTTGCCCTGATTCGTGTGTGCACTTACATGCTTTGCCTCTCAAAGGAAATGCATGAAGAATTACCCAGTAAGATTAGTACTACTTCAGAATGTATTCGCTCATATAAATTAATTCACTGTAGTTatgaaatgtacaaaaactCCTTGATCAGAGGTTTTCTTCATTGTATCACATGGATCCAGATAtactttaaaacttttaaacaatgttttgtCATGTAGTCAGTCATAGCAgtgaagagagaagaagcaATAATTCAGTGTCATTTCAGCTGGTTAGAGTTTACCTGGCTGGGTTCCTGCTAAATGCCCACTCAACACACATTGCCTTTTAAAGATCCAAATAAGAAATTAACCATTGGTTTTCATAAATATAATTCAATTTCACTTAAAAAGTCTCTTTTTCTAAGATATACAATATGTATCACAAGCATCTACTACAGTGAACCAAATGTTTGCCTAACATTGGGTGAATGCACTGCATGAGGTGATAACAATTCCAATCTAAACCAGCTTTAAAGCTCAGTCTGACTTAAGTCATAATTCAGTGATCTGTTATTTCATTCTAATGACTAATTCACCACACTGTCAGAGACAGTTTTATGTACCTGATACTGCAATCTCAACCGAAACTTAATCAGATGTATTAATGTAGAGTTTACTAGTTATGAAAATTATTCACTTAATTTTGAATAATGTCAACGCAATTGTAAAGAAATTCAATGGTTGCTCTTGTACGAAATAAAGTATTTCAgcctaaaatgtaatttctataTGTTTAATACATAATACAGCTCGCCTTGGCCCTTATGGAgatttatagtgagtttcagctcattgtttagctgttcggcctgcaactttactgttctggttcactctcactgctctcattgcGTTGTTttcggccgcagcaggcagctgtttacagtgacaaggctctaaaaacccactgtacactacctgctcagcacccaacagcagacacacttagagactagctggtgaacatagtggagcatttagcagctaaagagacagacatttccctcaggagttggtagagaccaaaaacagagctataaGAGtcaatattagacttacatttgccTGATGGACGTAAAAACAGgactcaaaatgaatgataatgttgctctgcaaCTGCTAAATGtgttcacattcacattcaagtTCATCATATCGACTTAAAAGCTGAGGTTATGTCAAGGTGCAAATACTGTAAGTTGTTGCAGGTCCCTTGTGGAGTCTTTGACCACCAGTTGCACTGTGGAGCAATGTTTTatgaaaaagtcaaaaacagttttatgtACCCGATGCTACAATCACAACAGAAATTGTTAATCAGTGCAATTATGATGAATGTCAATGGTTTTGTTTGCTCTTTAATGAAAACAGTTATTCAGactagaaaacatttaaatatatttctttaaaatatttactaTGGACAGTAATTGTTGCAAAGTTTAAATATACTTGTATCTAATAAACATGTGGCTCTTTAGTTTGAGATGAGGTAGGGTTATTTTCCATCATTTACAAGGTCACATGGTTTTCATATGAAATGTACTGCAGACTGGGTAATGGACCTCCAAATGTCAAAACTGGGAAGTAATGAGTAcattattgtacagtatatctcaCCCAACCTGTAGAAGCTGTGTGGATGTTCTTATATTTCCCCTAATTTGTGACAGTTTGTAAATGGCATCCCACTGAAGCTGAGACAATGTGAAAGAGAGAACATTGATGTAATGTTTGTTCATCGCAAAAATGCACTGTTAAGATCAATGGTCACCTGTTTTCAAAATTGCAAAAAACATCTGCTCGTGttacatcatttttaaaaattacgTCGGTACATTTTCTGTATATAATACGTCGACATCTTCATTATAAAATTAGAATAATTGGATCAAATTCACATTTGGAAGATTAAAGAGAAGTCAGAGTTGAATGTGATTTGGTTCTTTTTGATTAAACCAAGTGAGTTTGTTTAATCTACTCACGCAATAGCTACACACTGATCTGTTTGTGATGTGAGtctttaaaggaaaataaacagtATTTGGGACTTGACACTTGCTTTGATAAAATTTATTTCATTCTCCTGTAGGAGTACATATAGTTTggctttgatttaaaaaataattttattctCAAGTTACTGCAGAAGTACACACAATCTTCCAACCACTTTTGTGGGTAAAACAAAAATCGCAATGTGTCCACAAGGAAATATTGagcaaagaaaaggaaagaaatggtACCCTAATAACAGGGAAAAAAGCAGTAAATAAGATTACATCTGCCTTTTGATCAGTCTATAGTCCTAAATATGAACATTTCATAAATATACCTGTATTTGTACAGAATAATATTCTTCATAAAGTGGCTTTGTCATCACCTACTGTTTATCTACGACTATCTCATGATTATGCAGTCATTATGAGAAGCCTAGTCTAAGGATATATACATAACTGCAATAAATCGGCTTTATCTAAAAGGTTTTCTTCAG
This sequence is a window from Siniperca chuatsi isolate FFG_IHB_CAS linkage group LG5, ASM2008510v1, whole genome shotgun sequence. Protein-coding genes within it:
- the hsd17b4 gene encoding peroxisomal multifunctional enzyme type 2; translation: MSLSFEGRVVLVTGAGGGIGREYALAFAERGASVVVNDLGADIKGGGKSSAAADKVVEEIRAKGGKAVANYDSVEDGEKLIQTALDAFGRIDVVVNNAGILRDRSFARTSDLDWDLIQRVHLRGSFLVTRAAWNHMKNQKFGRIIMTASAAGIYGNFGQANYSAAKLGMLGLANTLAIEGSKYNIQCNTIAPVAGSRLTETVMSPDLLAFLKSEYVAPLVLWLCHEQCQENGGLFEVGAGWIGKLRWERSQGHIVRQKNQPMTPEAVRDQWDKICDFTDATKPASVQESLQSIISVLSRVESEGEVCANPTAAAASPSGINPTEAVGQKLPLITFTFTHTQCVLYALGVGMSTKDPDHLRFLYEGHQDFGCLPTFGVIPAQAAMMGGGLSSVPGLNIDFTQVLHGEQYLELYKPLPTSGKLTSEATVADVLDKGSGAVILLDVNTYSGDELICYNQFSVFVVGAGWFGGRRTSEKAKASLPLPKRAPDAVVIDSTTRDQAALYRLSGDWNPLHIDPSFAAMGGFKAPILHGLCSFGFAARHVLKQFAGNDPSRFKAIKVRFVKPVMPGQSLQTEMWKEGNRIHIQCKVKETDVVVLAGAYVDLHGTSEASPENLPQGGGLQSELVFAEIGRRIKDLGSELVKKVNAVFGWEITKDGKNAAQWTIDLKNGCGSLHKGPYSGKADVTITVSDEDFMEVVQGKLNPQKAFFSGKLKVRGNIMLSQKLEVILKDYAKL